The DNA window GCAGGAGTGACCGGCGGCGCCCCGATTCAGGTCGCCGGCGCGGAGCAGTGGAAGGACGTGATAGCGGTCAACCTGACCGGTGTGTTCAATTCGCTGCGCGCCGCCGCGCCGGTGATGATCAGGAATAGGTACGGGCGGATCATCGCCATCTCCTCGATGATGGGCCGCGGGACGACAGGTGGCATGGGTGCATACACGGCCTCGAAGTGGGGTGTGATCGGCCTGGTGAAGTCGGCAGCGCAGGATCTCGCCCAATTCGGGATCACCGTCAACGCCGTCGCGCCGGGCACGGTTGACACGCCGATGGTCCGCAACGAGGCGTTGATTCGCAAGGTCCGGCCGGACCTCGACAGCCCCACCATGGAGGACGCTGAGAAGTTCCTCGGGATGCTCCACGTCCAGCCACAGGCCCTCCTCGACCCGGCAGAGATCTCGGCGGCCGTGATGTTCCTCGCCGGCCCTGGAGCGGCTCACATCACCGGTGCGGTCCTCGACGTGAGCGCCGGCGCCTCGGCCCGGGTGACCGCCTGACCAGGTGCACGATGCACGCGCCCGATGCATGTGCCTAATCCATGTGACAGCAAGTATTTGACTTCAGTCAAACAAAGACGTAGGTTTGGCCTTGAAGAGTAGGGAGGGAGCCTCGATGGGCGCGACCTGGGACACAATCGACCGCTATGTGGTGATCTCCGCCGACACCCACGCCGGCGCAGAGCTGCACGACTACAAGCCGTACCTGCCGTCCCGGCTTCACGACGAGTTCGACCGGTGGGCGGAGACCTACGTAAGCCCGTTCGACGACCTGGCGATCGCGACCGCGAAGCGCAACTGGGACAGCGAGTTCCGCCTGGCCGAGGTCGACGCCGATGGCGTCTCCGCCGAGATCCTCTTTCCGAACACGGTTCCGCCGTTTTTTCCCACCGTGCCGAACATCACCATCAAGCTGCCGCGCAGCCGGGAGGAGTTCGAGCTCCGCTGGGAGGGCGTCAAGGCCCACAACCGGTGGCAGGTCGACTTCTGCTCTTTGACCCCGGGGCGCCGGCGCGGCCTGATCCAGATGTTCCCCCACGACATCGACTTGGCCCTAGAGGAGATCCGCTGGGGCGTGGAGCAAGGCTGCTTCGGCGGGGTGCTCATCCCCGCGGTTTCGCCCGGTGATCCTCTGGTGCAGCCGCTGTTCCACACCCGTTATGAGCCGCTGTGGGCGGGCTGCCAGGATCTCGATATCAGCGTCGTGCAGCACGGAGGGACGGGAAGTCCCGAGATGCCGATGGACCAGCCAGCCTCTAACCCTGTACTGATCACAGAGATGGCGAGCTGGACCCAGCGGACACTTCCTCACCTGATCCTCGCCGGCGTGTTCGAGCGCTACCCGCGACTTCGCTACGTTCCGACCGAGCAGGGAACGATGTTCTTGCGCATGCAGCTCGCCACGCTCGACGCGATGGTTCCGAGCATGAAGTCATCCGCGGGTAACCGCACCTATGGAATCTTCGGCGGTTCGTCGGTCGACGAGCTGACCCTCAGTCCGACCGACTACGTGAGGCGGAACTGCTACTTCGGTGCTAGCGCGATGGCACCCTACGAAGTCAGCATGGTCGAGATGCTCGGCGAGGATCACTTCATGTGGGGCAGCGACTATCCGCATGAGGAGGGCACCGCACCGCACTCGCGTGAGCTGATCCGGTGGGCGCTTCACGATCAGCCGGTCGAGAGATGCCGGAAGCTGCTCGCCGGCAACGCGGCCCGGGTGTACGGGTTCGATCTGGACGCGTTGACCCCCATCGCTCAGAAGATCGGCCCGCTCGTCTCCGAGACGCACAAGCCGTTGGGAGACACCGGCTACATGGCTCCGCC is part of the Acidimicrobiales bacterium genome and encodes:
- a CDS encoding mycofactocin-coupled SDR family oxidoreductase, translated to MGQFAAGRQFAGRQFDGQVVLITGGARGQGRSHAFSFAREGADVAILDLCRDLATIDYRLSSPSDMDETARLVEKEGGRCLAITADVSSLSETEAAVARTVDELGRLDVLIANAGVTGGAPIQVAGAEQWKDVIAVNLTGVFNSLRAAAPVMIRNRYGRIIAISSMMGRGTTGGMGAYTASKWGVIGLVKSAAQDLAQFGITVNAVAPGTVDTPMVRNEALIRKVRPDLDSPTMEDAEKFLGMLHVQPQALLDPAEISAAVMFLAGPGAAHITGAVLDVSAGASARVTA
- a CDS encoding amidohydrolase family protein; translation: MKSREGASMGATWDTIDRYVVISADTHAGAELHDYKPYLPSRLHDEFDRWAETYVSPFDDLAIATAKRNWDSEFRLAEVDADGVSAEILFPNTVPPFFPTVPNITIKLPRSREEFELRWEGVKAHNRWQVDFCSLTPGRRRGLIQMFPHDIDLALEEIRWGVEQGCFGGVLIPAVSPGDPLVQPLFHTRYEPLWAGCQDLDISVVQHGGTGSPEMPMDQPASNPVLITEMASWTQRTLPHLILAGVFERYPRLRYVPTEQGTMFLRMQLATLDAMVPSMKSSAGNRTYGIFGGSSVDELTLSPTDYVRRNCYFGASAMAPYEVSMVEMLGEDHFMWGSDYPHEEGTAPHSRELIRWALHDQPVERCRKLLAGNAARVYGFDLDALTPIAQKIGPLVSETHKPLGDTGYMAPPAFGGRPFEGGLALHRLAPARA